The window TAGGCAACAGTTTTATACTCATTTAATTTTTCCTATAAAAATTAAGTATAACATAAATAAAATAAAGCTGCAATTGAGCTGTACTTTTCTATTTCTTATAAGTTTTTTATAAAAGCCGCTTTACATAAAAATCATTTGAATTATTCGCAATGCAATAATGGTTGGAACTGAGGCTCTAAAATTACAAAAAGTTAAAACCGTTTATTTTAAATGTCTTTAAAAAATTTCGGTGAGGTTTTTAAAGATGGGCATATCTTTTTTATAAAACTTCACGCGGTTTTGAACCGTTTGCAGGGCCTACAACTCCTCTGGCTTCCATTTCTTCCACTATACGGGCGGCTCTGTTATAGCCTATTTTAAGTTTACGCTGAATATATGAAGCCGATGCCTTTCCTTCAGCTAAGACTATTTCCAAAGCTTCGTCATAAAGAGGGTCGCTTTCATCTTCAAATAAGGAGCCCTGTGTATAATCATCATCGTCAATAAAGATTTCATCATCGATATAATCGGGCTCTCCGAAAGTTTTTACGTGTTCTACAACTTGTTCAACCTCATCATCGGAAACAAAGGTTCCTTGAATACGTGCGGGGAATGGAGTTGCGGTGCTTACATAAAGCATATCGCCGCGTCCTAAAAGTTTTTCGGCTCCGTTATTATCTAAAATAATTTGGCTGTCTATGCGGGAAGCAACCATAAAGGCAATACGGCTCGGAATATTCGCTTTAATTAAGCCGGTTATAACATTTGTTGACGGCCGCTGTGTTGCAAGTACCAAGTGAATTCCTACCGCACGGCTCATCGCGCAAAGTCTGGAAACGGTTGCCTCCAACTCCTTGCCGGTAGTTGCCATTAAGTCTGCAAATTCGTCTATTATAATTACAATATAGGGAAGAGTTTCGGCGGCAAGTTTTTCACGGCGGATTTTTCTATTATAGCTTTTTATATCGCGTACGCTCATTCCGTCCAGCATAGCATAGCGTCTTTCCATTTCGCAAATACAATATTGCAAACCCTGCAATGCCTTCTTAGGTTCCGTAATTACGGGTGTAAGCAAATGACCTATTCCGTTATAAAGTTTTAATTCGACAATTTTAGGGTCAACTAAAAGCAATTTAACTTCTTCAGGGCTTTTATTATACAATATGGAAAGAATTATGGAATTTACACAAACGGATTTACCGGAACCGGTAGCTCCTGCAATAAGCAAGTGCGGCGTTTGACAAAGGTCCAAGGTTTGAGGTTCTCCGGTTACATCTTTACCCAACACCACGGGAATACCCATTTTTTTTGTATCGGGAATATCCGTTTCTATTAACTCGCGGAAACCTACAATAGCTCTCATTTTATTAGGCACTTCAATTCCGACTGCCTGCTTACCGGGGATAGGTGCTACAATACGCACGCTTTGTGCCGCAAGTCTTAAAGCGATATTATCCTGAAGGGCGGTAATTTTCCCGAGTTTAATACCCGGCGGAGGCAGCACTTCGAACATTGTTACTACAGGGCCTTTACGTATTCCTGTAATTTCAATATCTATACTGAATTCGGCGAAGGTGTTTTTTAAAGCGATTGCCGCCGCTTTTGTGGAATCGTCTATTATCCAATATTCATTTCCCGGATATTTTGTTAATAAATCATAAGGAATATGATAGCCTTTTACCTTTTCTTCGGCTTTAGGTTTTAAAGGCTGTGCAGCGCTTATTTCTATAGAATCGGGTTCCGAGTTTTCCCCGCTTCCGTTTTCATACCCGCTCTCACAGGAATCCTCTTCTTCATCGGATATATCTTCTTCCGTACCGGAAACTTCAATGCATTCTTCATCGTCATCTTCAGTATCGTCCATATCCGCATGCTCGTTAAAAACGCCTTCCGTATTTTCCGTGTCGCTTCCGTTTAAATCGGCGGCATTTTCCGTACTTGGATTATCTTCTAAGAGTTCGTTATTATCATCGCTTTTCGTCTCTTCTTGAACTTCCAGCTCTTCAATATCGGAGTCAAGTTTTATATCTTCAGTTTCAATTACAACGAGAGAATCGATTAAATCAGGTTTTTTCCCGGGAATAACATTCCCGCCTATATCGACATTTATATCCGCAGCAATTTTTTCAAAAGATTTTATAGATTCATGCTGTTCGGATTCGTTTGCTATTCCCGTTTTTAAAAATTGTTCATGAGTTAAAACAGATGCCGAAGGAAGATAAGAAGGTTTTCCTATAAATCTTTTTAAAAAAATATCGTTTTTATTATACTGTAAATCAATAGTTGTGTTTTGATTTACGGAATGATACCCGTCTCCTACAATGTCTTCCGCAAATTCATCATCATCGTTATCACAATTTTTAATAATTTTATGTCTTGCCTTTTCCGCAATTATAAGTGAAAGAAATACTTCCAGTAAAATTAAAAGCCCCGTACAAAGTACAATTGAAGCATTGGCAAAGTCTTTTATTGCCGTATTTGTAATTTTAGGAATTAAAAAATAAATTAAGTGTTCGCCCAGCACACAAGTAAAAAAATATATCGGCATTCCCGCCAAAACGGCTTTTGAATGTGTACTCCAACCGGGTATGATTAAAAGAATTGCGGAATAAAGTAAGATAAAAGGTATTAAAAGCGAAGAAAATTTATAAGTGGAAAAAAGTATAAAACCGATTCTTGAAAAAGGAGAAATTATTTCGGCAACTCCGAAAATAGGCAGTAATACCGAAAGAGCGATATATACGGATAAGAGAAAAAATACTATTCCCAATATTATAGATAAAATTCTATACTTTGATTCTACATTCAAACCTAACTCCAATTACGAGGCAGCCCTTAGGATTATCGGCAATTATCCTGCAAACCCCCAAAAGTAAATGCTTAATCCTATTCCAAGCGGGATTAGATAAAAAGAAAAATATACAAGTTTTCCTTTTTTTATAAGTCCGAGCAAAAATTTAAGAGAAAAAAATCCTACTATAAAGGCTGAAGTCATTCCTGCAACAAGAGCCGGAATGCTTATCCCAACAAGTAAAGTATCGGCAGATTTTAACTCGAGTATAAATGCTGCAAGTATTGCGGGAACGGAAAGAAGAAATGAAAATTCTCCCGCAGTTTCGCGTGTCAAACCTGAAAATAGAGAGGCTGAAATAGTACTTCCGGAACGCGAAATACCCGGGATAACCCCTATACCCTGCGCAGCGCCGACCGCCAAAGCCGATATAATACAAGGTTCTTTTTTTTGTTTTTTAGGCTTAATAAAAGACGAAAGAATAAGTACAAATCCCGTTACGATGAAAAAAAACGGAACGATTTTGACATCTATATTTTTTACCCAATCTTTTAAAATTATTCCTATTACTCCTGTAACCGAAGTGGCAAGTATAATTGCCCGAATCATTTTAATATCCTCTTTATCTTCGGGTTTTTGTTTTCCGGTAATATATCTTCCCAAGACGCAAAAAAGTCGGGCTATTTTTTTCGCAAAAACCGTACATACGGCGGCAAGAGTTGCAAGATGTAAAAGAATATCGAAAAGAATGGGAAGGCTTTCTTGCTTAAAAAAATACTCCGCAATCGCCAAATGGCCGGAACTTGAAATAGGTAAAAATTCCGCCAAACCCTGAATCGCACCCAAAATAATTGCCTGTAAAATTGTCATAAAAATCACCCTTAGTTTTTAGGATATGAGAGTTTAACATAAATTCTTTAAAATTTCTATAGCTTTTAAAACATAGTGCCGTCCGCCGGCTAATTACCTGCAAAAGCGCCGTATAACAGGGTATACGGGAATATTTTGTAAATATTGCGGAAAATTCAAAAAAAAAGCTACAATTTTAGTAAAAATAACCGATAAATATAGAAAATGGTTAAGTTTCAGGCTTTTGCATTTGACTTTTTTTAAATAAAGGTTATAATGAGGTCTGGAGATACTAGAAATTTTAGTCTAGGACTCGGGAGAAATATGAGCAATAACAGCGTTATAGCAGGATTTGATGACGAAAAAGATGACAGCTTAAAGATTAAGCTGCAAAAAGTAGACGGTCTCGACAAATGTATAGTTGTGTTCCTAAACGGATACATTGAC is drawn from Treponema pedis and contains these coding sequences:
- a CDS encoding DNA translocase FtsK yields the protein MNVESKYRILSIILGIVFFLLSVYIALSVLLPIFGVAEIISPFSRIGFILFSTYKFSSLLIPFILLYSAILLIIPGWSTHSKAVLAGMPIYFFTCVLGEHLIYFLIPKITNTAIKDFANASIVLCTGLLILLEVFLSLIIAEKARHKIIKNCDNDDDEFAEDIVGDGYHSVNQNTTIDLQYNKNDIFLKRFIGKPSYLPSASVLTHEQFLKTGIANESEQHESIKSFEKIAADINVDIGGNVIPGKKPDLIDSLVVIETEDIKLDSDIEELEVQEETKSDDNNELLEDNPSTENAADLNGSDTENTEGVFNEHADMDDTEDDDEECIEVSGTEEDISDEEEDSCESGYENGSGENSEPDSIEISAAQPLKPKAEEKVKGYHIPYDLLTKYPGNEYWIIDDSTKAAAIALKNTFAEFSIDIEITGIRKGPVVTMFEVLPPPGIKLGKITALQDNIALRLAAQSVRIVAPIPGKQAVGIEVPNKMRAIVGFRELIETDIPDTKKMGIPVVLGKDVTGEPQTLDLCQTPHLLIAGATGSGKSVCVNSIILSILYNKSPEEVKLLLVDPKIVELKLYNGIGHLLTPVITEPKKALQGLQYCICEMERRYAMLDGMSVRDIKSYNRKIRREKLAAETLPYIVIIIDEFADLMATTGKELEATVSRLCAMSRAVGIHLVLATQRPSTNVITGLIKANIPSRIAFMVASRIDSQIILDNNGAEKLLGRGDMLYVSTATPFPARIQGTFVSDDEVEQVVEHVKTFGEPDYIDDEIFIDDDDYTQGSLFEDESDPLYDEALEIVLAEGKASASYIQRKLKIGYNRAARIVEEMEARGVVGPANGSKPREVL
- a CDS encoding undecaprenyl-diphosphate phosphatase encodes the protein MTILQAIILGAIQGLAEFLPISSSGHLAIAEYFFKQESLPILFDILLHLATLAAVCTVFAKKIARLFCVLGRYITGKQKPEDKEDIKMIRAIILATSVTGVIGIILKDWVKNIDVKIVPFFFIVTGFVLILSSFIKPKKQKKEPCIISALAVGAAQGIGVIPGISRSGSTISASLFSGLTRETAGEFSFLLSVPAILAAFILELKSADTLLVGISIPALVAGMTSAFIVGFFSLKFLLGLIKKGKLVYFSFYLIPLGIGLSIYFWGFAG